The DNA sequence CAGCCGGACCGGCCATTCGCCGGTCTCCATCGCTTCCAGCAGCCTTATTACTCGTGACGAGATCGAACGCCAGCAGGCCGGCAGCGTGCCGGAGCTGCTGCAACGCCTGGCTGGGGTTAGCGTCACCAGCAACGGCGGGCGTGGCAAGAGCACCTCGATATCCATTCGCGGTACCAGCGACAAGCACGTACTGGTGCTGATTGACGGCGTCCGGGTCGGTTCGGCCACCTCCGGCAGCGCCGCGCTGCAAAGCATCCCGGTGGAGCAGATCGAGCGAATCGAGATCGTGCGCGGACCGCGTTCCAGCCTGTACGGTTCGGAGGCCATGGGCGGGGTGATCCAGATATTCACCCGTCGTGGCGGCGCTGATGGCTTCAAACCTTACTTTTCGGTGGGTGCCGGTTCGCGTTCGAGCTACACCGGCTCGGCTGGCCTGGCCGGCAGCCACGGCAACGGCTGGTTCAACCTCGGCGTGGCCAGCGAGTCCACCGACGGCATCAATGCCCGTGCCTATCGCGGCACTGCACCCAAAGCCTTCGAGCCGGATGCGGACGGCTACCGCGAACTGTCTGCGCAGCTGCGCGCCGGTTATCGCTTCGACAACGGGCTGGAGCTGGACGGCAGCTGGCTGCAGAGCGAAAACCACAGCGATTTCGACACGCGCTCGACCAGCGGCGCCACCGGTCGTGACGCCTATAGCGACGGCTCTCTGCAGGCGCTCAGCGGCCGTGCACGTTTCTCGCCGCTGGCTTTCTGGGATATCACCCTGCAGGCGGGGCACAGCGAGGACCTGAGCGACAACTTTCAGGATGGCAACTTCTATTCCCGTTTCGACACCCGCCGCGACAGCCTGAGCTGGCAGAACGACCTGCGTTTCGGTGAGGCGCAGGTGCTGAGCCTCGGCATGGATTACCAGACCGATCGCATCGACAGCAGCGACAACTATGCCGAAGACAGCCGCTACAACAAGGGCTACTTCGTCCAGTATCAGGCCGCCTTCGGTCGTCACGGCGTGCAGGCCGGCCTGCGCCGCGACGACGATGAATTCTTCGGCTCGCATGACACCGGCAGCCTGGGCTACAGCTTCGACCTGAGCGAGGCACTGACCCTGACCGCAGCCTACGGCACCGCCTACCGCGCGCCCACCTTCAATGATCTGTACTACCCGGCCAGCGCCTTTACCGCCGGCAACCCGGACGTCAAGCCGGAGGAATCGGAAAGCTACGAGATCGGCATCCGCGGCAGCCACGGCTGGGGCGAGTGGAGTGTCAGCGCCTATGAAAACCAGATCGAGGACCTGATCGTCTGGGCAGGGACTAGCCCCATGCGTCCGGAAAACGTCGACGTGGCGCGCATTCGTGGCATCGAGACCACCGTTGCCACCGTGCTGGCCGGCTGGGATGTGAACGCCAATCTGACCTTCATGGACCCGCAGGACCGCAGCAAGGCCAACCACGGCCATCTGCTGCAACGCCGTGCCAAGCGCCAGTTCAACCTGGATCTGGATCGCCAGTTCGGTGCCATCGGGCTGGGCGCCTCGCTGTACGCGGCGAGCGAACGCTTCGACAAGGCAAGCAACACCGAGGAGTCGCGCATGCCCGGCTACGCCCTGATGGATCTACGCAGCGAATACCGCGTCGACGAGGCCTGGCGCCTGCAGGTCAAACTGGCGAACTTGTTCGACCGCGACTACGAAACCACCCAAACCTACGAACAACCTGGCCGCGCGGTGTATTTCACCGTCCGCTACCAGGCCATCTGATCCGCAACCCAAAGGAGAACATCATGCATGTCCTGTCCACACGCGCCCAGTTGGCAATAGGCGCCGCGTTGATCCTTCTGATGGCCATGACCCGGGGTCAACACTTCGCCAGCGTAGAGAATCTGCCCAGCGCCAGCTGGTCGATTTTCTTCCTCGCCGGCTTCTACCTGCGTTCGCGCTGGATGTTCGTGCTGCTGTTCGCCGAAGCGTCCGTGCTGGACTTCGGTTCCCTGGCCAGCGGCAGCATCAGCGACTGGTGCCTGTCGCCAGCCTACTGGGCGCTGGTGCCGGCCTACGGCAGCCTGTGGCTGGCCGGGCGGCTGTTCGCCGGCTGGCAGCGTGACGATCTGCGCAGCTTGGCCGTGCTGGCGTTGACGCTGCTGGTCGCGGGTTTCGTCGCCTACTTGATCTCCGGCGGGACGTTCTACTTCTTCTCCGGCCGCTATCCGGAGCCGACGCTGGCCGGCTTCCTGCCGCGCATCGCCCAGTACGTGCCGCGTCACCTGGGCAACCTGGTG is a window from the Pseudomonas sp. MTM4 genome containing:
- the btuB gene encoding TonB-dependent vitamin B12 receptor → MRNSLPLAVVLLGLPSCVLADHGDALLLGQQVITASRTGHSPVSIASSSLITRDEIERQQAGSVPELLQRLAGVSVTSNGGRGKSTSISIRGTSDKHVLVLIDGVRVGSATSGSAALQSIPVEQIERIEIVRGPRSSLYGSEAMGGVIQIFTRRGGADGFKPYFSVGAGSRSSYTGSAGLAGSHGNGWFNLGVASESTDGINARAYRGTAPKAFEPDADGYRELSAQLRAGYRFDNGLELDGSWLQSENHSDFDTRSTSGATGRDAYSDGSLQALSGRARFSPLAFWDITLQAGHSEDLSDNFQDGNFYSRFDTRRDSLSWQNDLRFGEAQVLSLGMDYQTDRIDSSDNYAEDSRYNKGYFVQYQAAFGRHGVQAGLRRDDDEFFGSHDTGSLGYSFDLSEALTLTAAYGTAYRAPTFNDLYYPASAFTAGNPDVKPEESESYEIGIRGSHGWGEWSVSAYENQIEDLIVWAGTSPMRPENVDVARIRGIETTVATVLAGWDVNANLTFMDPQDRSKANHGHLLQRRAKRQFNLDLDRQFGAIGLGASLYAASERFDKASNTEESRMPGYALMDLRSEYRVDEAWRLQVKLANLFDRDYETTQTYEQPGRAVYFTVRYQAI